Proteins encoded in a region of the Candidatus Margulisiibacteriota bacterium genome:
- a CDS encoding phosphodiester glycosidase family protein has translation MKRILSFIIAFVACAALSLAQAERLEKIRLGYYPDRIRAVFDFNSIFSYAPEESKEKIVLHFPNAEASRDIPSYVEVNDVIIRFFEVEKEENGLKISIPLGEPIPYNIFALTEPYRLIVDFDREFTNLTSGGTIIDGVESLTVNKGTQNGRVIAQVLKIDPTKAEISPALARKHKPNVLESFAGAVTPWDEKDNDKGDQHFFRATVGSIAEEQGAVAAINGTYFAYNGKPLGTLLVDKELVSTPIYDRTALIISDDGNAYIDNIMIECYFNSPANERFDITGVNQGIKDNSVIMYTPAWGEKTGAGRGGVELSVVNSKVAGIGLANSTIPQDGYVLSTTGTVSQVITEKFKIGDPVDLHIRVIPYISSPSTILHMISGGPRLVKNNQVYVSKNEENFKADIAKSRAARTAVGITKDNKILLVTVDGLPRQKKNRNEKSSIGMTLEELAELMINLGAIEAMNLDGGSSTTMWIDGKIVNRPVNGYSSPVSNAIVIRPKL, from the coding sequence ATGAAGAGAATTTTATCTTTTATAATTGCTTTCGTCGCTTGCGCCGCCCTCTCCCTCGCGCAAGCCGAACGCCTGGAAAAGATCCGGCTGGGTTACTACCCGGACAGGATCAGAGCGGTCTTTGACTTCAACTCGATCTTCAGTTACGCGCCGGAAGAAAGCAAGGAAAAGATCGTCCTCCATTTTCCAAACGCCGAAGCGAGCCGCGACATTCCAAGCTACGTTGAAGTCAACGACGTCATTATCCGCTTTTTTGAGGTCGAAAAAGAAGAGAACGGCCTGAAGATCAGCATTCCTTTGGGCGAACCGATCCCCTACAATATTTTCGCCTTGACCGAACCCTACCGCCTGATCGTCGATTTCGACCGGGAATTCACCAATCTGACTTCCGGCGGCACCATCATCGACGGCGTTGAATCGCTGACGGTCAACAAAGGGACCCAGAATGGACGGGTCATCGCCCAGGTCCTGAAGATCGATCCCACCAAGGCCGAGATCTCTCCCGCTCTGGCCCGCAAGCACAAACCGAACGTTCTGGAATCGTTCGCCGGCGCGGTCACCCCCTGGGACGAAAAAGACAACGACAAGGGGGACCAGCACTTCTTCCGCGCCACGGTCGGCAGTATTGCCGAGGAACAGGGAGCGGTCGCCGCGATCAACGGGACCTATTTCGCTTACAACGGCAAGCCACTGGGGACCCTTCTTGTCGACAAAGAACTGGTCTCGACCCCCATCTACGACCGGACGGCGCTGATCATCTCCGACGACGGCAACGCCTACATCGACAATATCATGATCGAATGTTATTTCAATTCCCCGGCCAACGAACGCTTCGATATTACCGGGGTCAATCAGGGGATCAAGGATAATTCCGTTATCATGTACACCCCGGCCTGGGGAGAAAAAACCGGGGCCGGACGCGGCGGCGTGGAATTATCGGTCGTTAATTCCAAAGTCGCCGGCATCGGGCTGGCCAACTCGACCATCCCGCAAGACGGGTACGTCCTCTCAACGACCGGAACGGTCAGCCAGGTTATCACCGAAAAATTTAAGATCGGCGATCCGGTCGATCTCCATATCAGGGTCATTCCTTACATCAGCTCGCCCAGCACGATCCTGCACATGATCTCCGGCGGCCCCCGGCTGGTCAAGAACAATCAGGTCTATGTTTCAAAAAATGAGGAAAATTTTAAGGCCGACATCGCCAAAAGCCGGGCGGCCCGGACCGCCGTCGGGATCACCAAAGACAACAAGATACTGCTCGTGACCGTCGACGGCCTGCCACGGCAAAAGAAAAACCGGAACGAAAAGAGCAGTATCGGCATGACCCTGGAAGAGCTGGCGGAATTAATGATCAACCTCGGCGCGATCGAAGCGATGAACCTGGACGGCGGCAGTTCGACCACCATGTGGATCGACGGTAAGATCGTTAACCGACCGGTCAACGGCTATTCCTCACCAGTCAGCAACGCGATCGTTATCAGGCCAAAATTATAA
- a CDS encoding 4-hydroxy-3-methylbut-2-enyl diphosphate reductase has protein sequence MKVLVAKHAGFCIGVERAFKIALQEAGNKPLFMLGNLVHNKQVVDRLKAQGVISVSALSEIPPGTSGTLLISAHGVSPEIYAEAEKLSLKIVDTTCPWVKKAQKIAFDLGRRGCQVIIVGDRGHAEVKGLLGWSRGHGIVIQNLSDLEKLSIDKETCLGVLAQTTQAEERFQRLTAELKQRQAAVEVHNTICGATSQRQNAAAQLAKQVELMLVIGDKMSANTTRLTELCAQTGTETHQIETLQEMNKEWLKNKVKIGVTAGASTPEWVTNEVLGFLRSL, from the coding sequence ATGAAGGTCCTCGTCGCCAAACACGCCGGCTTCTGCATCGGGGTGGAACGCGCCTTTAAAATAGCCCTGCAAGAGGCCGGGAATAAGCCCCTTTTCATGCTCGGCAACCTGGTCCACAACAAACAGGTCGTCGACCGGCTTAAAGCGCAAGGCGTTATCAGCGTCTCCGCGCTAAGCGAGATCCCGCCGGGAACGTCCGGAACCCTTCTTATTTCAGCCCATGGAGTTTCGCCGGAGATCTACGCCGAAGCGGAAAAGCTCTCCTTGAAGATCGTCGACACGACCTGCCCTTGGGTCAAAAAAGCCCAAAAAATCGCCTTTGACCTGGGGAGGAGAGGCTGTCAGGTAATCATCGTCGGCGACCGGGGGCACGCGGAAGTCAAGGGACTGCTCGGTTGGAGCCGGGGACACGGGATCGTGATCCAAAATCTTTCCGATCTGGAAAAACTTTCGATCGACAAAGAAACCTGCCTGGGAGTGCTCGCCCAAACGACCCAGGCGGAAGAACGCTTCCAACGCCTGACCGCGGAATTAAAACAAAGGCAGGCCGCGGTTGAAGTCCACAATACGATCTGCGGCGCGACCTCGCAACGGCAAAATGCCGCCGCCCAGCTGGCCAAACAAGTCGAGCTAATGCTGGTCATCGGCGACAAGATGAGCGCCAACACCACCCGGCTGACGGAGCTTTGCGCTCAAACCGGCACGGAAACCCACCAGATCGAGACCCTTCAGGAAATGAACAAAGAGTGGCTGAAAAACAAAGTCAAGATCGGCGTAACCGCCGGCGCTTCCACTCCGGAATGGGTCACCAATGAAGTGCTCGGCTTCTTGCGTTCCCTTTAA
- a CDS encoding LL-diaminopimelate aminotransferase, whose amino-acid sequence MNKAKRLEKIPPYLFVKIEEKKAELIKSGVDVIDFGIGDPDLPTPPHIFKKMHEVLETKEAGNYPSTKGELTFRRAVADWYNKRFGVQLDPVSEVCSLIGSKEGIAHLSFAYIDPGDIALVPDPAYPVYKIATTLAGGEAYDLPLTAANGFLPDLEAIPAPILKKAKLLYINYPNNPTGAVADLTFFAKAVAFAKLHKLLLVSDLAYSEMGYGFKPNSVLEVPGAKDVTIEFHSLSKTYNMTGWRIGMAVGNPEAVQSLATIKSNIDSGAFKAIQFAAIEALSADQKCVADNNAIFEERAIALVKGLNSLGWQMADLKATFYAWVPVPKGETSSSFTEKLLEKCGILVVPGSGYGTSGEGYVRFAVTLPKERIEAAIERLRNAKILK is encoded by the coding sequence ATGAATAAAGCAAAAAGGCTCGAGAAGATCCCGCCCTATCTCTTTGTTAAGATCGAAGAGAAAAAGGCCGAACTGATCAAGTCGGGAGTCGACGTCATCGACTTCGGGATCGGCGACCCGGACCTACCGACCCCCCCGCATATCTTTAAGAAGATGCACGAAGTCCTGGAAACCAAAGAAGCGGGGAATTATCCTTCCACAAAGGGAGAACTAACTTTTCGCCGGGCGGTCGCCGACTGGTACAACAAGCGGTTCGGCGTCCAATTAGACCCGGTTAGCGAGGTCTGCAGTCTGATCGGCTCCAAAGAAGGGATCGCCCACCTCTCTTTCGCTTATATCGATCCGGGCGACATCGCCCTGGTTCCCGACCCGGCTTATCCGGTTTATAAGATCGCCACAACGCTAGCCGGCGGGGAAGCTTATGATCTGCCGCTGACTGCGGCCAATGGTTTTTTGCCGGACCTTGAAGCGATCCCCGCCCCGATCCTAAAAAAAGCCAAGCTCCTTTATATCAATTATCCCAACAATCCGACCGGCGCCGTGGCGGACCTAACTTTCTTTGCTAAAGCAGTCGCCTTTGCTAAACTGCACAAGCTCCTATTAGTCTCCGATCTCGCCTACTCCGAGATGGGTTACGGGTTCAAGCCTAACAGCGTCCTGGAAGTTCCGGGAGCCAAGGATGTAACGATCGAGTTCCATTCGTTATCCAAAACCTACAACATGACCGGCTGGCGGATTGGGATGGCGGTCGGCAACCCCGAGGCGGTCCAATCTCTGGCAACGATCAAGTCCAACATTGACAGCGGCGCTTTTAAGGCGATCCAATTCGCCGCGATCGAGGCATTATCGGCCGACCAAAAATGCGTCGCCGACAACAACGCGATCTTTGAAGAACGGGCAATCGCCCTGGTCAAAGGGCTCAATTCGCTCGGCTGGCAGATGGCCGACCTGAAAGCGACCTTCTACGCCTGGGTCCCGGTCCCCAAAGGCGAAACTTCTTCCTCGTTCACCGAAAAACTCCTGGAAAAATGCGGCATCCTGGTCGTCCCCGGCAGCGGGTACGGGACTTCCGGCGAAGGGTACGTCCGCTTTGCCGTCACCTTGCCGAAAGAACGGATCGAAGCGGCGATCGAACGGCTAAGAAACGCCAAGATTCTAAAATGA
- the dapF gene encoding diaminopimelate epimerase — MPLTINFTKMQGLGNDFILIDARKVKLDGLDLKQLAIDLCDRHFGVGADGLLLLWPSTKAHYRMQVINSDGSEAEMCGNGIRCLARYAYETDQLTEEVISVETAAGTLLPAIIKENGRISGVEVDMGEPKEIKNEKLKIKNDIFEITEVSMGNPHAVIFVDDLEEIDLGSIGPEIENDPHFPNRTNVEFVKVISDKELEVLVWERGAGETLACGTGACAALVAANLAGKTGRRALVRLPGGNLDIELGEDGHVLMRGPAETVFEGKYEHE; from the coding sequence ATGCCGCTTACTATTAACTTTACTAAAATGCAGGGCCTGGGAAACGATTTTATCCTGATCGACGCCCGAAAAGTTAAACTTGACGGCCTCGACCTCAAACAACTGGCGATCGATCTGTGCGACCGTCATTTCGGCGTCGGCGCCGACGGGCTGCTGCTGCTTTGGCCGTCGACCAAGGCCCATTACCGGATGCAGGTCATTAATTCCGACGGTTCGGAGGCGGAGATGTGCGGCAATGGAATCCGCTGTCTCGCCCGCTACGCTTACGAAACCGACCAGTTGACCGAAGAAGTCATCTCCGTGGAAACCGCCGCCGGCACCCTTCTGCCGGCGATCATTAAAGAGAACGGCCGGATCAGCGGCGTGGAAGTCGATATGGGAGAACCGAAAGAAATTAAAAATGAAAAATTAAAAATTAAAAATGACATTTTCGAGATAACTGAAGTTTCGATGGGGAACCCGCACGCGGTAATTTTTGTTGATGACCTGGAAGAGATCGATCTTGGATCGATCGGACCGGAGATTGAAAATGATCCTCACTTCCCCAACCGGACCAACGTTGAATTTGTTAAAGTTATAAGTGACAAAGAGCTCGAGGTCCTGGTCTGGGAACGCGGAGCGGGCGAAACGCTCGCCTGCGGAACCGGCGCCTGCGCGGCACTGGTCGCCGCCAACCTGGCCGGCAAGACCGGACGGCGCGCCCTGGTCCGGCTCCCCGGCGGCAACCTCGATATCGAATTGGGCGAGGACGGACATGTTTTAATGCGCGGCCCGGCCGAAACCGTCTTTGAAGGAAAATACGAACATGAATAA
- the queD gene encoding 6-carboxytetrahydropterin synthase QueD: MFELMVEDTFDAAHALRGYEGPCENLHGHTWRIQLFLGGTKLNKLGLLEDFKVIKKGLAAALDQFDHKYINETAPFDKINPTSENLAKYLFEMLKKRFKNINKIIVWESERTYAAYY; encoded by the coding sequence ATGTTTGAACTAATGGTCGAAGACACTTTTGACGCCGCCCACGCCCTCCGGGGTTACGAAGGCCCCTGCGAAAACCTCCATGGCCACACCTGGCGGATCCAGCTCTTTTTAGGCGGGACCAAACTAAACAAGCTCGGCCTCTTGGAAGATTTCAAAGTGATCAAAAAAGGCCTGGCGGCCGCGCTGGACCAGTTCGACCATAAATACATCAACGAAACAGCCCCGTTCGATAAGATCAACCCAACCTCGGAAAATCTGGCGAAATATCTTTTTGAAATGCTGAAGAAACGTTTTAAGAACATTAATAAAATCATCGTCTGGGAGAGTGAAAGAACCTATGCCGCTTACTATTAA
- the murI gene encoding glutamate racemase — protein MKSGSQNQLRKGSSFISEIAHVSRVATERILGKPSSAEEGKVTPSSPIGVFDSGVGGLTVLKELMRQLPHEDVIYFADTARVPYGNRPPEEILAFNREIIPFLIKRGAKLIIMACGTSSSIAYPVVKDEFPVYLVSLIEPGARAALSATRRGRIGVIATAGTVNSGAYEKTLRSINSDIIVTSQACPLFVPLIEGGHLEGEEVRRAVKECLTPVLTQKIDTLILGCTHYPHLAKVIREVAGPEITLIDPAGEAVAEAKALLKKFKTIKQTADQPNYTYLTTGQPRPFQELGTKLLGKTIAKAIMVNLPLK, from the coding sequence TTGAAGAGCGGATCGCAAAATCAATTAAGAAAGGGGTCGAGCTTTATTTCCGAAATAGCCCACGTTAGCCGGGTCGCCACTGAAAGGATCCTTGGAAAACCAAGCTCCGCGGAAGAAGGAAAGGTCACCCCTTCCTCTCCAATCGGCGTGTTTGATTCCGGGGTCGGCGGCCTGACCGTTCTAAAAGAGCTCATGCGCCAATTGCCGCATGAGGATGTCATTTATTTTGCCGACACCGCGCGCGTCCCTTACGGCAACCGCCCGCCGGAAGAGATCCTGGCCTTTAACCGGGAAATCATTCCTTTTTTGATCAAACGGGGAGCAAAACTGATCATTATGGCTTGCGGCACTTCTTCTTCGATCGCTTACCCGGTCGTTAAAGATGAATTCCCGGTATATTTGGTCAGCCTAATTGAGCCGGGAGCCCGCGCCGCTCTCTCCGCGACCAGGCGAGGACGAATCGGCGTGATCGCGACCGCCGGAACGGTCAATTCCGGCGCTTATGAGAAAACGCTGCGCTCGATCAACAGCGACATCATAGTGACCTCCCAGGCTTGCCCGCTCTTCGTCCCGCTGATCGAGGGAGGACACCTGGAGGGGGAAGAAGTCCGCCGGGCCGTCAAGGAATGCCTAACTCCAGTGCTTACCCAAAAGATCGATACTTTGATCCTCGGTTGCACCCATTATCCCCATCTGGCCAAAGTGATCCGGGAAGTGGCCGGCCCGGAAATTACCCTGATCGATCCGGCCGGCGAAGCGGTCGCGGAAGCCAAAGCCCTGCTTAAGAAGTTCAAGACGATCAAACAAACGGCCGATCAACCAAATTACACTTACCTAACTACCGGTCAGCCTCGCCCGTTTCAGGAACTGGGGACCAAGCTGCTGGGAAAAACCATCGCCAAAGCGATCATGGTGAATTTACCTCTGAAATAG
- a CDS encoding N-acetylmuramoyl-L-alanine amidase has translation MGNPLVLPLVSILLFSPVFADPAALTQIEAGRDRGIEYLDVCTSGWTEAKGLLLERTLYIDFPETKKSPNFELIKGKLKHIKSLSVIQKNATTTRLIINLKHDVDYDIVNVFGRNKTVVELYARSASSYKDQYAWEAKNTKPKFAPLKPVKLSPKIAAIKPKSDVHGLLRGKSIIIDPGHGGDDPGATACNGIQEKYLTLATARRVAALLREAGATVYMTRNEDRRSSLSDVTNFANKTRADIFISIHYNSTYSREIAGTETYYYNPVSRRFAEIMHESLIRGVGRKDRGLRRVRFFTVKHATMPAVLLEPAFLSNNEEADLARSAEFEERIAKSIKKGVELYFRNSPR, from the coding sequence ATGGGTAACCCCCTCGTATTGCCGCTGGTTTCAATATTATTGTTTTCACCGGTTTTTGCCGACCCAGCCGCTCTAACTCAAATTGAAGCCGGTCGCGACCGGGGGATTGAATATCTTGACGTTTGCACCAGCGGCTGGACCGAGGCTAAAGGCTTATTGCTGGAAAGGACCCTTTATATTGATTTTCCGGAAACAAAAAAATCGCCTAATTTTGAACTGATAAAAGGAAAATTAAAACATATAAAAAGCCTTTCCGTTATCCAAAAAAACGCCACAACCACCCGGCTGATAATCAACTTAAAGCATGACGTTGACTATGACATTGTTAATGTCTTTGGCCGGAATAAAACGGTGGTCGAACTTTACGCCCGCTCCGCCAGCTCATATAAAGACCAATACGCTTGGGAAGCAAAAAATACTAAGCCAAAATTCGCGCCGCTCAAGCCGGTCAAATTATCGCCTAAAATAGCCGCGATTAAGCCTAAATCAGATGTTCATGGATTATTACGTGGCAAGTCGATAATTATTGATCCCGGACACGGCGGTGACGACCCGGGGGCGACCGCCTGCAATGGGATCCAAGAAAAATATTTAACGCTTGCCACGGCCAGACGGGTCGCGGCTCTCTTGCGCGAAGCCGGCGCGACCGTTTATATGACGCGCAATGAAGATCGGCGCTCCAGCCTTAGCGACGTGACTAATTTCGCCAACAAAACAAGGGCTGACATTTTCATTTCAATTCACTATAATTCTACTTACAGCCGTGAAATTGCCGGGACCGAGACCTATTACTACAATCCGGTCAGCCGCCGCTTCGCCGAGATCATGCATGAATCGTTAATCAGGGGCGTTGGCCGCAAAGACCGGGGCTTGCGCCGGGTCCGTTTTTTCACCGTCAAACACGCGACAATGCCGGCGGTCCTGCTGGAACCGGCCTTCCTCTCCAATAATGAGGAGGCCGATCTGGCCCGTTCCGCTGAATTTGAAGAGCGGATCGCAAAATCAATTAAGAAAGGGGTCGAGCTTTATTTCCGAAATAGCCCACGTTAG
- a CDS encoding CCA tRNA nucleotidyltransferase, whose translation MSKINASVFLCYTYRVMFKIDSGAIKTISTLKAAGFQAYLVGGCVRDALLGMAPDEWDIATSARPDEVGALFEKVVPTGIEFGTVTVLRPEGRYEVTTFRSDSRYVDGRHPESVSFSSELKDDLARRDFTVNALAYDPETKELIDLFDGQADLKKRTIKTVGNPLDRFGEDGLRPIRACRLAAKLNFTVAPDVLAAIPMALETVRKVAPERFHDELVKLLKTATPSIGLELMRQTGLLTILLPEIETCYGVEQPAEYHNYDVYWHSLRACDAAPADNLVLRLAALLHDIGKPACQEGLTYYNHDRVGAVMAAELMRRLRFGNAEIEKVTSLIANHMFDYRPDWSDAAVRRFIRRIGGTENVASIFELRRSDAKAMKATIGTDYLTELGERIEKIIAAENALHIKDLKINGNDLMTALNLEPGPKIGELLDYLLEKVLDDPTLNTSETLLALAKKHG comes from the coding sequence ATGTCAAAAATAAATGCAAGCGTTTTTTTATGTTATACTTACCGGGTCATGTTCAAGATAGATAGCGGCGCGATAAAAACAATCTCAACCCTGAAAGCCGCCGGTTTCCAGGCCTATCTGGTCGGCGGGTGCGTCCGCGACGCCCTGCTGGGGATGGCTCCCGATGAATGGGACATCGCGACCTCCGCCAGGCCCGACGAAGTCGGCGCTTTGTTCGAAAAAGTCGTACCGACCGGAATAGAGTTCGGCACAGTCACGGTCCTCCGGCCGGAAGGCCGGTACGAAGTAACCACCTTCCGCTCCGACTCCCGCTACGTCGACGGCCGCCATCCGGAAAGCGTCTCTTTTTCCTCTGAATTGAAAGACGATCTAGCCCGTCGGGACTTTACAGTCAACGCGCTTGCTTATGACCCGGAAACAAAAGAATTGATCGATCTTTTTGACGGACAAGCCGACTTAAAAAAACGAACGATTAAAACCGTCGGCAACCCGCTTGACCGATTCGGCGAAGACGGTTTGCGGCCGATCCGAGCCTGCCGCCTGGCCGCCAAGCTTAATTTTACCGTCGCTCCGGACGTTCTGGCCGCGATTCCCATGGCCCTCGAAACCGTCAGAAAGGTCGCGCCGGAACGTTTTCACGACGAACTGGTTAAACTGCTCAAAACCGCGACGCCGTCGATCGGCCTGGAACTAATGCGGCAAACGGGTTTGCTGACGATCCTGCTACCGGAAATCGAGACCTGTTACGGCGTGGAACAACCGGCCGAATATCATAATTACGACGTTTATTGGCACAGCCTGCGCGCCTGCGACGCCGCCCCGGCCGATAACCTGGTCCTCCGTCTGGCCGCCTTGCTGCATGATATCGGCAAGCCCGCCTGCCAAGAAGGCTTAACATATTATAATCATGACCGGGTCGGAGCTGTTATGGCGGCCGAGCTGATGCGGCGGCTCCGTTTCGGTAACGCCGAGATCGAGAAGGTAACGTCGCTGATCGCCAACCACATGTTCGATTACCGCCCGGACTGGAGCGACGCCGCGGTCCGCCGCTTTATCCGCCGGATCGGCGGGACGGAGAACGTCGCCTCGATCTTCGAGCTTCGCCGTTCCGACGCCAAAGCAATGAAAGCGACCATTGGGACCGACTATTTAACCGAGCTTGGCGAGCGGATCGAAAAAATAATCGCCGCGGAAAACGCCCTGCACATTAAGGACCTCAAGATCAACGGCAACGACCTGATGACGGCTCTTAATCTTGAGCCGGGACCGAAGATCGGGGAACTGCTTGATTATTTACTGGAAAAAGTCTTGGACGACCCGACGCTCAACACCAGCGAAACCTTGCTCGCCCTAGCGAAAAAACATGGGTAA
- a CDS encoding S-layer homology domain-containing protein, whose amino-acid sequence MKRVLALIMIVMFAGIALAQYVAQDPTRYIPNARVLGLGKAYIGLSDDAGAMYSNPAGMAGLEGWQLSSMSGKFLDEYTYLSASGLYATDYGVIGFGFAGTSIGGAFATTIEAASDPDDPIYVVDSSQPVMGNYNNALVISYANELKKMGYLRLDKVPFADKLSIGASVKLFKAALFGDSIVNGDASGYELDLGITAKPQKWLKIGLTASNILPSSMGGKLVYASGHTESYPAILFLGSSFNLLGKEDSLYRIGEHQLKLLGDFELHPTMTGYPGLLHLGAEWRPLEYIGLRAGIDQDSAGDGNGGLTTVSDMAYGVGLYYGGFRFDYAYHTFAGAPNIDNSFFSLSYSFQPVKIELPKEAFKLYSPADKTITFAGQVPVSGEVVDYRVKSLRANGVPVKFTLKGAFATTYDLSIGKNAISLESWSEKNFIFGKRPRLLRLITFPDVPIGYWVDKPTSMLAMAGVITGYPDGTFRPEGNITRAEMCSLLIKALIGVPTQDASKAAFKDVSAKHWAAPFIAAAAKKGVVLGYPGNLFKPNGKITRAEGLLMIARFAGIQEDVYLNQFPDIKVNHWAAQRISGAYNAGLLEYLKGRGFEPNKQLTRAETVEMLNRTKVVLDLLNKDLLNWESY is encoded by the coding sequence ATGAAGAGAGTTTTAGCTCTAATAATGATTGTAATGTTCGCGGGGATCGCCCTGGCGCAATACGTTGCCCAGGACCCGACCCGTTATATTCCTAATGCCAGAGTGCTTGGGTTGGGGAAGGCTTATATTGGTTTATCTGATGACGCCGGCGCCATGTACTCCAATCCGGCCGGTATGGCGGGCCTGGAAGGCTGGCAGTTGTCTTCCATGTCCGGGAAATTTCTCGACGAATATACTTATCTCTCGGCTTCCGGCTTGTACGCGACCGATTACGGGGTGATCGGTTTCGGTTTTGCCGGGACTTCGATCGGCGGCGCTTTTGCCACGACCATTGAAGCGGCCTCCGATCCCGATGATCCGATTTACGTTGTCGATTCTTCCCAGCCGGTCATGGGGAACTACAACAACGCTTTGGTCATTTCCTACGCCAACGAGTTGAAGAAGATGGGTTATCTGCGCCTGGACAAAGTACCGTTCGCCGATAAGCTCTCGATCGGCGCCAGCGTCAAGCTATTCAAAGCCGCCCTTTTCGGCGACAGCATCGTCAACGGCGATGCCAGCGGCTATGAGCTTGATCTTGGTATCACCGCCAAGCCGCAGAAATGGCTGAAGATCGGGTTGACCGCTTCCAATATCTTGCCGTCCAGTATGGGGGGCAAATTAGTTTACGCTTCCGGCCACACTGAATCATATCCGGCGATCCTTTTTCTTGGTTCCAGTTTTAACCTGCTTGGTAAAGAGGACAGCCTTTATAGGATCGGCGAGCATCAATTGAAGCTTCTCGGTGATTTTGAACTGCACCCGACCATGACCGGTTACCCGGGCCTCCTTCACCTTGGGGCGGAGTGGCGGCCGCTGGAATATATCGGGTTGCGCGCCGGTATCGATCAGGATTCGGCTGGCGATGGGAACGGCGGGTTGACCACCGTTTCCGACATGGCCTACGGTGTCGGACTTTATTACGGCGGTTTCCGTTTTGATTATGCTTACCATACTTTTGCCGGCGCGCCTAACATTGATAATAGTTTCTTCTCGTTGTCATACTCCTTCCAGCCGGTGAAGATCGAACTGCCGAAGGAGGCTTTCAAACTCTATTCGCCGGCGGACAAGACGATTACCTTTGCCGGTCAGGTCCCGGTTTCGGGCGAGGTCGTCGATTATCGGGTCAAGAGCCTGCGGGCCAACGGGGTGCCGGTTAAATTTACGCTAAAGGGGGCTTTTGCCACGACGTACGATCTTTCGATCGGCAAGAACGCCATTTCGCTTGAATCGTGGTCGGAAAAGAATTTTATCTTCGGGAAACGGCCGCGGCTCCTCCGGCTCATTACCTTCCCGGATGTGCCGATTGGTTATTGGGTTGATAAACCGACCTCAATGCTGGCGATGGCCGGCGTGATCACCGGCTATCCGGATGGGACTTTCCGGCCGGAGGGGAACATTACCCGCGCCGAAATGTGCTCCCTGCTTATCAAAGCGCTGATCGGGGTCCCGACGCAAGATGCCTCGAAGGCGGCGTTCAAAGATGTTTCCGCCAAACATTGGGCGGCGCCGTTCATTGCCGCAGCGGCCAAGAAAGGGGTTGTCCTGGGCTACCCGGGGAACCTTTTCAAGCCGAACGGGAAGATTACCCGGGCTGAAGGGCTCTTGATGATCGCCCGCTTCGCCGGGATCCAGGAAGACGTTTACCTGAACCAGTTCCCCGATATTAAAGTCAATCACTGGGCGGCCCAGCGGATCTCCGGCGCCTATAATGCCGGCCTCCTGGAATACCTTAAAGGCCGGGGCTTTGAGCCGAACAAACAGCTGACCCGCGCTGAAACGGTGGAGATGCTCAATCGGACCAAAGTTGTGTTGGATCTTTTAAACAAAGATCTGCTCAACTGGGAGAGCTATTAA